A single Hippocampus zosterae strain Florida chromosome 17, ASM2543408v3, whole genome shotgun sequence DNA region contains:
- the pla2g10 gene encoding group 10 secretory phospholipase A2 translates to MAAFQHSLLLLAVAAASASVAASVSSASSFSSPRSKRGLLELAGMIKCTTERSPLSYAFYGCYCGLGGRGWPRDRTDWCCHKHDCCYDSAERQGCSTKTDRYDWSCDDRTANCGDLTDTCEKLLCKCDRDAAKCLRNSPFQRKFTLWPNWRCGSPQPMCSIY, encoded by the exons TGGCTGCGGCTTCTGCGTCCGTTGCGGCTTCTGTTTCCTCAGCGTCTTCCTTCTCATCACCGCGCTCGAAAAGAGGTCTGCTGGAGCTGGCGGGAATGATCAAATGCACCACGGAGAGATCGCCTCTGTCTTACGCTTTTTACGGATGCTATTGTGGACTGGGGGGCAGAGGCTGGCCACGGGATAGGACTGACTG GTGCTGCCACAAGCATGATTGCTGCTACGACAGTGCAGAGCGCCAGGGCTGCTCTACCAAAACAGATCGCTACGATTGGAGCTGTGATGACAGGACAGCTAACtgtg GTGATTTGACGGACACGTGTGAAAAGCTTCTGTGTAAGTGTGACCGGGACGCCGCCAAATGCCTGAGAAATTCACCCTTCCAAAGGAAATTCACCCTGTGGCCGAATTGGAGGTGTGGCTCCCCCCAGCCAATGTGTAGCATTTACTGA